The nucleotide window GGCCGGCAGCCTTGGGACCGAGCTATCCGCCACTTCATACGGGTTGAGTTCAAACAACAGTCGACTTGCTGCTGGGCTGGTTACTTTCCCTAAAACACCCTTGGGCGCGGGCAAGCGGCGGCCTTTAGTTGGGCACCCGCGGCATGGAGCGCGGGCGACTCCGCTCCTTGCCACGCCGGCAGAGTAGCTGGCCGTACTGCCTAAAAGCAAGTACCAAGCATCCTGCCGGGCTTGGCAACGTAGTAGGCGGGGTACTACCCTCCTATTGACGCGCGTGTTATGCCAAAAATACTACTGCTGATTCTATTCGCCTGCCTGGCTGCCGCCCCGGATGGTTGGGCTCAGGCTGATGGCGCCGAGCGGCCCCGCTACGCCGGACGCGCCCAAACCGCGGCCCAGCGCCAGGCCGACCAGGAATTTATAGCCCAGGCCCTGCAGCAGTACAAAACCCGGGCTGCCGCTTCTGAAACCTACGTCGACGAGGGCTGGACTGCCTTTTACCAGGAGAAGTATCCCCAGGCGCTGCAGCAGTACAACCGGGCCTGGCTGCTCGACTCGACCAGTGCCAACGTGTACTATGGGCTGAGCGCCTACCTCACCAAGCGGGGCACTCCGGCCGAGGCGGCGCGGTACTTTGAGCTGGCCCAGCGCCGCGACCCGCAACGCCGCGGGGCCCTAACCTACTACGTGCGCCTGGCTGATTTGCAGGAAAAGCTGGGCGACCACGCCGGCGTGCTGGCCTCCTACCAGCAGGTGCTGCGCCTCGACCCCAAGAATGCTAATGCCTACCGCGTGCTGGGCACCACGTATGCCACGCTGCAAGACAGCGCCCGGGCCCGACAGCACCTGCAGAAAGCCCTGGCCCTGAACCCGGCCGACTCGGTGACTTACCTGGGCCTGGGCCAACTGGCCTACGGCCGGCAGGAATACGCCCGGGCCGTGGCCGCCTACAGCCAAGCTATCCGCCTCAACAGCCATTACCTCGATGCCTACGCCGCCCGGGGCCTGGCTTACGAGCAGCAGGGCCAGCTTACCCAGGCCGTAGCCGATTACAACAAATGCCTGGAAATGGCCGAATTCGTGGATAAAGGACAGTTCTACCGCATGCTGGCCATTGCCCAGATCAAGCTCGAAGACCCCAGCGCCTGCGAATCGCTGCGGCAGGCCCTGCGCTGGGGCGACG belongs to Hymenobacter cellulosilyticus and includes:
- a CDS encoding tetratricopeptide repeat protein: MPKILLLILFACLAAAPDGWAQADGAERPRYAGRAQTAAQRQADQEFIAQALQQYKTRAAASETYVDEGWTAFYQEKYPQALQQYNRAWLLDSTSANVYYGLSAYLTKRGTPAEAARYFELAQRRDPQRRGALTYYVRLADLQEKLGDHAGVLASYQQVLRLDPKNANAYRVLGTTYATLQDSARARQHLQKALALNPADSVTYLGLGQLAYGRQEYARAVAAYSQAIRLNSHYLDAYAARGLAYEQQGQLTQAVADYNKCLEMAEFVDKGQFYRMLAIAQIKLEDPSACESLRQALRWGDAAVGEKELKRILKEHCR